In Mucilaginibacter celer, one DNA window encodes the following:
- the nuoF gene encoding NADH-quinone oxidoreductase subunit NuoF: MGRKLLLEHINVPGINTFDVYRSKGGYASVEKALKMTPEEIVEEVKKSGLRGRGGAGFPTGMKWSFLAKPEGVPRYLVCNGDESEPGTFKDRYLMTYIPHLLIEGMIVSSFALGANTSYIYLRGEMMPQVRILERAIAEAKAKGFLGKNILGTGYDLELYVQPGGGAYICGEETALLESLEGKRGNPRIKPPFPAIAGLYGCPTVVNNVESIAAVVPIINEGGDEYAKIGIGRSTGTKLISAGGNLKKPGVYEIELGLPVEEFIYSDEYCGGIANGKRLKAVVAGGSSVPILPANLILKTINNEARLMSYESLSDGGFVSGTMLGSGGFIAYDEDACIVRNTWNFARFYHHESCGQCSPCREGTGWMEKVLHRLEYGHGKMSDMDLLVDVSKKIEGNTICPLGDAAAWPVASAIRHFRDEFEWHVTNASEATSRNYGIAHYADPLKIVETA, encoded by the coding sequence ATGGGACGGAAATTACTTTTAGAACATATAAACGTACCCGGCATCAATACATTTGATGTTTACCGCTCAAAAGGTGGTTATGCTTCTGTTGAGAAAGCATTGAAAATGACCCCTGAAGAAATTGTTGAGGAGGTTAAAAAGTCGGGCTTACGTGGTCGTGGCGGTGCGGGCTTCCCAACCGGTATGAAATGGAGCTTTTTGGCAAAACCCGAAGGAGTACCACGTTACCTGGTTTGCAATGGTGACGAATCGGAACCAGGCACTTTTAAAGATCGTTATTTGATGACTTACATCCCTCACCTATTAATTGAGGGGATGATCGTATCGAGCTTTGCGCTTGGTGCAAATACATCATACATCTACCTGCGCGGCGAGATGATGCCACAGGTAAGGATCCTGGAGCGTGCCATCGCGGAAGCAAAAGCAAAAGGCTTTTTAGGTAAAAACATATTAGGTACCGGGTACGATCTTGAACTTTACGTTCAACCAGGTGGTGGCGCTTATATCTGCGGTGAAGAAACCGCTTTGTTAGAATCATTGGAAGGCAAGCGCGGTAACCCGCGTATCAAACCGCCATTCCCGGCTATCGCTGGTTTGTATGGTTGCCCAACGGTGGTTAACAACGTTGAATCAATCGCGGCCGTTGTGCCTATCATTAACGAAGGTGGTGACGAGTATGCTAAAATAGGTATTGGTAGGAGTACAGGTACTAAACTGATCTCGGCCGGTGGTAACCTTAAAAAACCGGGTGTTTACGAAATTGAGTTGGGTTTACCGGTGGAAGAATTTATCTATTCGGATGAGTATTGCGGTGGTATTGCCAATGGCAAACGCCTGAAAGCGGTTGTTGCCGGTGGATCATCAGTACCGATTTTGCCTGCTAACCTCATCCTGAAAACCATCAATAATGAAGCCCGTTTGATGAGCTACGAATCACTGTCTGACGGTGGTTTTGTGAGCGGTACCATGCTGGGTTCGGGTGGTTTCATCGCTTATGATGAGGATGCCTGTATCGTTAGGAATACCTGGAACTTCGCCCGTTTTTATCATCACGAAAGCTGCGGACAATGTTCGCCTTGCCGTGAGGGTACAGGCTGGATGGAAAAAGTATTACATCGCTTAGAGTACGGCCATGGCAAAATGAGCGACATGGACCTGCTGGTTGATGTATCTAAAAAGATAGAGGGAAATACCATTTGTCCGCTGGGTGATGCTGCGGCCTGGCCGGTAGCCAGTGCTATCCGCCACTTCAGGGATGAGTTTGAATGGCACGTAACTAACGCAAGCGAAGCAACGTCAAGAAACTACGGTATAGCGCATTATGCTGATCCGTTGAAAATTGTAGAGACTGCGTAA
- a CDS encoding NADH-quinone oxidoreductase subunit D produces MQNHPVFTDNDPQSELSTLNLGPTHPATHGVFQNVLQLDGERIVSGVSTIGYIHRAFEKIAEHRPFYQITPLTDRLNYCSSPINNMGWHMTVEKLLNIQTPKRVDYLRVIVMELARIADHIVCNGVLGVDTGAFTGFLYMMEHREAIYEIYEEVCGSRLTTNIGRIGGFERNFNSKAFDKLRAFLKNFPKTLKEFETLFNRNRIFVDRTRGVAEVTAETALSYSWTGPILRATGVDYDVRAMNPYSSYEDFEFEVPVGDTGDVYSRFLVRNEEMWQSLRIIEQALAKLDKEDSTIFHADVPEFYLPPKEEVYNNMEALIYHFKIVMGEIPTPTTEVYHSVEGANGELGFYLVNDGGRSPYRLHFRRPSFINYQMYAPMSRGMLLSDAIINMSSLNIIAGELDA; encoded by the coding sequence ATGCAAAACCATCCTGTATTTACAGATAACGATCCGCAAAGCGAACTATCAACCCTAAACCTGGGGCCAACGCACCCGGCAACGCATGGTGTGTTCCAAAACGTGCTCCAGCTGGATGGCGAGCGTATTGTTAGCGGCGTATCAACCATTGGTTACATACACCGCGCCTTCGAAAAAATTGCCGAACATAGGCCGTTTTACCAGATCACCCCACTTACCGACCGTTTAAATTACTGCTCGTCACCCATCAATAACATGGGCTGGCACATGACGGTTGAAAAGCTTTTAAATATTCAAACTCCCAAACGTGTTGATTACCTGCGTGTAATTGTAATGGAGTTGGCCCGTATTGCCGATCACATTGTTTGTAATGGTGTATTGGGTGTAGATACCGGCGCTTTCACAGGCTTCCTTTACATGATGGAGCATCGTGAGGCTATTTATGAGATATACGAAGAGGTTTGCGGTTCACGTCTTACAACCAACATCGGTCGTATAGGCGGTTTTGAGCGTAACTTTAATAGCAAAGCTTTTGATAAGCTGCGTGCATTTTTAAAGAACTTCCCTAAAACCCTTAAAGAGTTTGAAACCCTGTTTAACCGTAACAGGATCTTTGTTGACCGTACCCGCGGTGTAGCAGAAGTAACTGCCGAAACAGCGTTAAGCTACAGCTGGACTGGCCCGATATTACGTGCCACCGGTGTAGATTATGACGTAAGAGCCATGAACCCATACTCATCATACGAAGACTTTGAATTTGAAGTACCCGTAGGTGATACCGGCGATGTTTACAGTCGCTTTTTGGTTCGTAACGAAGAAATGTGGCAGAGCTTGAGGATTATTGAGCAGGCATTGGCCAAGCTTGATAAAGAGGACAGCACTATTTTCCACGCCGACGTACCTGAATTTTACCTGCCTCCGAAAGAGGAAGTATATAACAACATGGAAGCTTTGATCTATCACTTTAAAATTGTGATGGGCGAGATCCCAACCCCAACCACTGAGGTGTATCATTCGGTTGAAGGCGCAAATGGTGAGCTGGGTTTTTACCTGGTTAATGATGGCGGTCGTTCGCCATACCGTTTGCATTTCCGCAGGCCAAGCTTCATCAATTACCAGATGTATGCACCAATGAGCCGCGGTATGTTATTATCAGATGCTATTATTAACATGAGTAGTTTAAACATTATAGCCGGAGAGTTAGATGCTTAG
- the nuoE gene encoding complex I 24 kDa subunit family protein, giving the protein MLRVDEAQEPVEFSPELISKFDEIVSRYPQGKQKSGLLPILHLVQAEFGWVSAPAMDKVAEYLSILPIEVYEVATFYTMYFLRPQGKYVLEVCRTSGCCLVGAEKIMDHIEETLGVKEGEVTPDGLFSWRGVECLAACGFGPVLQIGPEYTFYENLTNESVDKLISDLKAKAKN; this is encoded by the coding sequence ATGCTTAGAGTTGACGAAGCACAGGAACCGGTTGAATTTTCGCCGGAACTGATCAGCAAATTTGATGAGATAGTTAGCCGTTATCCACAGGGAAAACAAAAATCGGGCTTATTGCCTATCCTTCACCTGGTACAGGCCGAGTTTGGCTGGGTGAGTGCCCCTGCAATGGATAAGGTTGCCGAATATTTAAGCATCCTGCCTATTGAGGTATATGAGGTAGCTACTTTTTACACCATGTACTTTTTACGCCCGCAAGGCAAGTACGTACTGGAAGTTTGCCGTACAAGCGGCTGCTGTCTGGTAGGTGCCGAAAAGATCATGGATCATATTGAAGAAACCCTTGGCGTAAAAGAAGGCGAAGTTACTCCCGATGGCTTATTTAGCTGGAGAGGGGTGGAGTGCCTTGCAGCCTGCGGCTTTGGCCCGGTATTGCAAATTGGCCCTGAATACACTTTTTATGAAAACCTGACCAACGAGTCGGTAGATAAACTGATCAGTGATTTAAAAGCGAAAGCTAAGAATTAA